ggctgTGCACGCACCGGCCATCCTAGCCCTGAGGGGATCGCGCCTGTCGCTCGGGAATAAATGACCAACTTGAGGAGTGAGATGGACTGGGAATagggcagggctgtgcacacacgcacgcacgcacgGGTGCAGtgtggagcagagcaggacaggGCGGCAGGAGGGTGGGCACTATCAGTCCTGCTTTGCTACAGGACCGCGTGGTATGTGTATGTTAgtgtgagtgtgtgtatgtgagtgTGCGCGTGCGTGCACACTAGGGCCAGGAGCAGTCGGCTGCAGCGTGGCCCCATGACACAGCAGCAGACGCCCGCTGACTGGCAGCACGAGCCATTTTGCAGCCAACCACGCGCCCCATTACTTACTTGTCATCACTCAGCGCTCCAGCCGAATGTTGACGAGGGGCGTTTACTCTGTATAAAAGGATGCGCAATATCAAAATCctctttataaaagaaaaaaaaaatgcaacgCAGAGCTAGAAAACCTTGCATCCCAGCTGCAACCGTCCTCCCCCATGCTccccttttggttttgtggtttgttttttttttaactacccTTTTATATTGCCATTTAGCATGTCTCTGCCTATGGAACATAGaaatacattcatttatttttcctttttcctttttcaaaactCTTCCATGAATTTCAAAAAGTTCTCCCTGCTGTTAAAAGCCCTGGCATCAGCGACGAGGTGCGATATGATGCTCCGGGCTGGGCGGGCAACCAGTGCCTCACACATCGGTGCTTATACTGCGGCTGCGGGAGAAGGCTTCCCGCATGGCCGAGAGCCGGTTGGGGTTGAGTGCCTGCAGGTTGGCCACGCTCACCGGCAGATCGAGATCTTCTTGGCTCACCGTCTTGTAGCTCACCCGATCGCCCCCGTTGTGCAGCTCCTCGGGGGGCTCCTGCAGGAAGAAGGTGGGGGGCTCGTACGGCGCGCAGCCGGGGCAGCCAGGCCGGCTTGGTGCCGGCTTCTTGCCGAAGGGCGACGAGGCGTAGAGGGACGGGCCGTTGGTCAGCACTACGTTGCGGTTGCAGTGAAGCGGCGGGATGTGGGAGTGCACGGCGAAGTCGGgctcctcctcgtcctcctcggACTCATCCTTCTTGCAGCAGTAGTACTGAAACGGGACAGtcccgcggggctggggctcggCTG
This genomic stretch from Balearica regulorum gibbericeps isolate bBalReg1 chromosome 20, bBalReg1.pri, whole genome shotgun sequence harbors:
- the FAM163B gene encoding protein FAM163B; this translates as MTAGTVVITGGILATVILLCIIAVLCYCRLQYYCCKKDESEEDEEEPDFAVHSHIPPLHCNRNVVLTNGPSLYASSPFGKKPAPSRPGCPGCAPYEPPTFFLQEPPEELHNGGDRVSYKTVSQEDLDLPVSVANLQALNPNRLSAMREAFSRSRSISTDV